The DNA window ATCGGTGGCTGGCTTGGGGATAAAGTACTGGGCTCCAAGCGCGTGATCGTGCTGGGTGCGCTGGTGCTGGCCGTCGGCTATGCCATGGTGGCCTACTCCGGCCATGAGATCTTCTGGGTATACCTGGGTATGGCGACCATCGCCGTGGGCAGTGGCCTGTTCAAGGCTAACCCGTCCTCCCTGCTGTCAACCTGCTACGAGAAAGACGATCCGCGTTTGGACGGTGCATTCACCATGTACTATATGTCCGTCAATATCGGTTCTTTCCTGTCCATGCTGGCCACGCCGTGGTTGGCGGCCAAATATGGCTGGAGCGTCGCGTTCTCTCTGAGCGTCGTCGGCATGCTGATCACCCTGGTCAACTTTATGGTGTGTCACAAGTGGGTGAAACAACACGGTTCCAAGCCTGACTTTAAACCGCTGCAGGTTAAAAAACTGCTGATGGTGCTGGTGGGCGTGGTGGCGCTGGTCGCACTTTCAAGCTGGCTGCTGCATAACCAGATCATTGCTCGCTGGGCGCTGGCGATTGTTTCCATCGGTATCGTGATTGTGTTCGCCAAAGAAACCTTTGCGCTGCACGGCGCGGCACGTCGCAAGATGATCGTTGCCTTCCTGTTGATGCTGGAAGCCGTCGTGTTCTTCGTGCTGTACAGCCAGATGCCAACCTCGTTGAACTTCTTCGCCATCCACAACGTTGAGCACAACATTCTCGGTCTGGCGTTTGAACCCGAACAGTATCAGGCACTGAACCCGTTCTGGATCATGCTGGCCAGCCCGATTCTGGCGGCGCTGTATAACAAGATGGGCGACCGTCTGCCGATGCCGCACAAGTTCGCCTTCGGTATGATCCTGTGCTCCGGCGCCTTCCTGGTGTTGCCGTGGGGCGCCAGCTTCGCCAATGAGCAGGGTATCGTTTCGGTGAACTGGCTGATCCTGAGCTATGCGCTGCAGAGTATCGGCGAACTGATGATCTCCGGCCTGGGCCTGGCGATGGTCGCGCAGTTGGTGCCACAACGTCTGATGGGCTTTATCATGGGTTCCTGGTTCCTGACCACCGCCGCCGCCGCGCTGATTGCCGGTAAAGTGGCAGGTCTGACCGCCGTGCCTGGCGACGTCAACGATGCTCACGCTTCACTGGCTATCTACAGCCACGTGTTTATGCAAATCGGTATCGCTACCGCCGTGATCGCCATCCTGATGATGCTGACCGCGCCGAAGTTGCATCGCATGACGCTGGACACCGCAGAAGATACCGAGAAGAAAGCTCAGGCGGCCGCTATCACCAACTGATTGCTGACAACGGATTCAGACAGGTAAAAGAAAGCCGGGGCATTAATTTGCCCCGGCTTTTTTATGTCATCAGGCTGTGGATTTTGCGCTCAAATTGTCCCACATAAACTCACTGACCAGTGCACCGTGGAATGCGGCCTGTTTCTTGTCCGCCGCGGCACTGTGCCCGCCTTCGGTATTCTCATAGAAATAGGCCTGCGGATACCCCATCTGCTGCATGCGTGCCGCCATTTTACGGGCGTGCGACGGGTTGACCCGATCGTCACTGGTGGCTGTGTAAAACAGCACCGGCGGGTAGGACACTCCGGCTTTGATATTGTGATACGGCGAGAAGGTTTTGATATAGGCCCATTCTTCCGCCTTGCTCGGGTCGCCATATTCGGCAATCCAGGAGGCACCGGCGGAAAGCTGGGTATAGCGCTGCATATCCAGCAACGGCACTTCACAGACGATGCAGCCGAAAAGTTGCGGGTACAGCGTCAGCATATTGCCCACCAGCAAGCCACCGTTACTGCCACCCCGTGCGCCCAGATGTTGTGACGATGTCACTTTTCGTGCGATCAAATCTTCAGCCACGGCGGCAAAGTCCTCATAGGCGCGATGCCGGTTTTGCTTTAACGCCGCCTGATGCCAGGCCGGGCCATACTCGCCACCGCCACGAATATTCGCCACCACGTACACCCCACCGCGTTCCAGCCAGGCCGGGGCCTTAGCCCCCATGTAGCCCGGCAAGAGCGACACTTCAAACCCGCCATAGCCATACAGCAAGGTTGGGTTACTGCCGTCAAGCTTGATGCCCTTGGCTGAAATTTGGAAATACGGCACGCGCGTGCCGTCTTTAGACTCGGTGAAATGCTGGCTGACCTGATAACCGCTGGCATCAAAGTCCTGCGGCCCCTGCTTGAGCAGTTCCGCCTCACCGCCATCGAGATTGCCCAGATACAGCGAAGTCGGTTGCAGGAATCCGCTGATCGTCAGGAAATAGTCGTTGGTTTCGTCATCGACCCCACCGGCGGAAATAGTGCTGATCGCCCCTGGCTTACCCAGCGGCTTGCGCTGCCAGGTTTTGCCCTGCGGTGTCAGGACTTCCAATCGATTGACCACGTTGTCCATGATGCTGAGGATCAGGTGGTCGCGAGTACCACTGTAACCGCTCAGCGCCGCCTGAGCGGTCGGGGCAAATAATACCGTTAGCTCACGTTTGCCCGCCAGATAATCATCAAAATGGGCCGCCAGCAGTGAGCCAGAAGGATAACGAGTCCCCTCAACCTCCCAATCACTGCTCGGTTTAATCAATATCCACTCGCGGTGCGTGCTGAACTCGGCATCGGCGGGGATATCAATTTTGACCTGTTGATCTTGCGCGGTCAGCAGATAGGTTTCACGGCGGTAGAAGTCCAGACTGCGGCCCACGTAGTTGCGTTCAAACCCCGGCGTCTGGTCGTGATAAGCAAACACCGTCATATCCTGCGCTTGCGCTTCATACAAGGTCTGGGCGGCGCTCAGTGGCGTACCCCGCCGCCAGCGTTTGGCAATACGCGCATAGCCGGACTGAGTCATTGAGCCTGCACCGAAATCAGTGGCGATAAACAGCGTGTCTTTATCAATCCATGAGGCCTGGCTTTTCGCTACCGGCAGCACAAAGCCGTCTTTGACAAACTCTTTGTTAACCAGATCAAACTCACGGATTTCGGTAGCGTCACCGCCGTCCGGCGACAGTTCCAGCAGGCAATAGCGATACTCCGGCGCTAACGACTGCGAGCCGTGGAATACCCAATCTTTGCCCTCGGCCTTGCCTAACGCATCGATATCCAGCACCGTTTCCCAGGCTGGCTTGGCCTTGCGATACTCCTGCAGTGTAGTGCGCCGCCATAAGCCACGCGGATTGGTTTGATCCTGCCAGAAGTTGTAATAGTAATCGCCGCGCTTGGCGACCCACGGAATTTGGCTCTCTTTATTGAGAATATCCAGCACCTGTTTTTCCACCCGTTGGAAGCCTTCACCCTGGGCGAAACGCGCGGTGGTACGCTGGTTTTCCTGTTTAATCCACGCCTGTACGGCCTTGCCCTGCAGCTGTTCCAGCCATAAAAATTCATCGGTGGAGCTGGCGCCATTTTCTGCCGCCATCGCCAGGCGGATACTGCTCGGTAATGAAGTCATCGCGAATACGGCTCCTGCGGTTTGTGCGCCGAGTTTAAGAAACTGACGTCGGTTGCGGTGGGTAATAGGCAAACTCAAGCTCCCTTTGATGGTTAATAATAATCATTTTCAATAAACTAGGCGTTTGGCGAAGCCGAGTCAAAGCCTGCGCCCATGCCGTTGAGTCAAAATTTAGGATAATGGATAAGATCGTGAATGCGCACCGTCTGTTGACTGTCATTGCGATAGGCATGTGGCCTGTCGGCCTGAAAGCGCATCGCCTCACCGCAGGTCAAGTGGTGCCATTGGCCGTCAACCGCCAGTTCCAGTTCACCGCTGATGACAATCACGTGCTCAATCACTCCGGCCTCATGGGCCGAAGACTCGCTGAGCGCGCCTGGCGCCAGATCGATAACGAACATGTCAAAACCCAGCTGCCTGTCGAACGGAAACAGCGGCACCACCCGCATATCGGCGTTGCCTTGATTGAACACCGGAGCATCGCCGTAGCGATGTAACGTGGCTTGCTGTTGCAGCGGCGAAATCTCCAGAAAGGCGGAAAAGGCCACGTTAAAGCCGGTGGCGATTTTCCATAAGGTTGCCACCGTCGGGCTCGATTCCCCCCGTTCGATCTGCCCCAGCATCGCCTTGCTGACGCCGGTGTTTTCAGCCGCCTGCGCCAGACTCCAGCCGCGCTGGCTGCGTAGAGAACGAAGCGTTTGGGCCAAATGGCCAGACAGTTCCTGCATGTTTTTCTCCCCTGATAGTGCGGCTGATTATAGCCACTTGTGCGCTATAACGCACGGTGCTATGCTCGTCGCTTATCGTGCGTTATAACGCACAATCTTTGCCGGAGTTGACCATGCGCCCTGCCATCTCTCTGCGTCATCTGTCTCTGCCTGCCGTTATGGCCGGGTTTGTTGCGGTATTGGTCGGCTACACCAGTTCGGCGGCCATTATCTTCCAGGCGGCTGCCGCTGCCGGTGCTACCCCCTTGCAGATCGGCGGCTGGCTGAGCATGCTGGGACTGGGGATGGGCATTACCTCGCTCGGGCTTTCGCTGTATTACCGCACGCCGATCCTGACCGCCTGGTCGACCCCCGGCGCAGCGCTGCTGGTCACCAGCCTGCCCGGCACGCCGATTAACGAAGCGATTGGCGTATTTATCTTTGCCTCAGGGCTGATCCTGCTGTGCGGCGTAACCGGACTGTTCGCCCGGCTGATGGATTATATTCCGCAGGCTATTTCGGCGGCGATGTTGGCGGGGATTTTGCTGCGCTTTGGCCTGGATGCCTTTGCCTCGCTACAGGTCAATTTCGCACTCAGCGCCGGAATGGGGCTGGTGTATCTGGTGACGCGGCGTTATCTGGCGCGTTATGCCATTGTACTGACGCTGCTGGCCGGGCTGGCGATTGCGGCGCTGCAGGGCAACATTCATCTTTCACCACAACCGCTGGCATTCGCCATGCCGGAATTTATTACGCCGCATTTTAGCTGGTCGACACTGCTGGGGATTGGCGTGCCGTTCTTCGTGGTCACCATGGCGTCACAAAATGCCCCCGGTATTGCCACGCTAAAGGCGGCCGGCTACAGCGTGCCCACTTCGCCACTGATTAGCTGGACCGCGTTGACCGCGCTGCTGCTGGCCCCCTTTGGTGGATTCTCGGTGTGTATTGCCGCCATTACTGCCGCCATTTGTATGGGGCCAGACGTACATCCCAATCCACAGCGCCGCTATATGGCTGCCGCCGCCGCCGGGGTGTTTTATCTGTTGGCCGGCCTGTTTGGCGGCGTTATCAGTATGTTGTTCAGCGCATTGCCCGTGGCCCTGATCCATACCATTGCCGGGCTGGCCCTGCTGGGCACCATCGCCGGCAGTTTGCAACGCGCGCTGCAGGATGAAAAGCAACGCGACGCCGCACTGATCGCCTTTTTGATCACTGCATCCGGCGTGACGCTGCTCGGCGTCGGCTCGGCATTTTGGGGGATTATTGGCGGCGCAATCGCCCATATCATCCTGTCGTTACCGCAACGCGCCAGCCGTTCAGGGAACTAACCAGCAAGTTGGGCTATAAATCGATCCCATCCGGCAATTTCTCCCCCCTTTGGCGATCTTCTGCTTAACTGAGAGAGGGACGAATGTTGCCCTCCAGGGATCGTTAAGGGAGTTTCTATGCCATCTTCAGCGCAGATTGACCTGATTCAACGGCTAGACGCCGCATACCGCCACTGGACAGGTGACGGATTGCCCGGCCCACAGGCTACGGTCGGCGAACGCTTGACCTGGCTGCATCAACAGGCGCCCTACAGCCTGCTGGCCCACACCGGCGGCGGCGATCCGGTGTTTATTTATGCCAATCACTGCGCACAACAATGCTTTGGCTATTCCTTTGATGAGTTTATCGCGCTGCCTTCCCGGTTAAGCGCTTCTCCGGCAGACCGCGCGGAGCGTCAGCAATTGCTGGACAAGGTCACTGAGCAAGGTATTGCACAGGGATATCGCGGGCTGCGGGTCGATAAATTCGGCGACACCTTCACCATTTATGACTGCGAGGTGTGGCAGATCCCAGACGGAGGCCAGGCCGCACTGTTCTGGCCACAGCCGAAACGCCGACCGGGCTGGTATGGCCAGCAGGAACATGCAAATCGATAATGGTCGGGACGCGTCATTGATTAAGTTACATTGTCACGAGATAACCTATGAATGAACAAGCCACGCTGTTAGCTCAGCGTTTGATCCGTAATTTCGAACAGGTTGAAAAAACGCACGACGCACGCCCGCCACTGTACGACAGCCTTGGTGCGCGTTTGGGTACCGGCACCGCGGCCGGTAAGCTGGGTGCCTCTATCGACGTAGTGGCACCGGGCATGCGTTCCTGCCCTTATCACTTCCACTATGCGCAGGAAGAAATGTTTATCGTGCTGGAGGGAACCGGTACCTTGCGGGTTGCCGGAGAGCAACTGCCGATCAAAAGCGGTGACGTGATTTTTATCCCACCGGGGCCGGAATATCCGCATCAGATCATCAATACGTCGCAAGCGCCGTTGAAATATCTTTCCATCAGTACCCGCGAACAGCCCGAACTGGTGGAGTATCCGGACTCAGGCAAGTTCCAGGCGACGGCGCTGCGTGAAGGTAAAGCGGTGCGCTATGTGCAACGCCCCTCAGCCTCGCTCGATTACTGGCAGGATGAACCCTGAGTCCCCTTCCGGGAGCGAAAGCCCCAACGCACGGGCGGCCTGTTCTGCGACGCGAAAATCGATATCCGCCGCCTCGCCGTCTTCCATAAACCAGGCCGCGGACAATCCGGCCCAGGCGAGGATCCACCGCAGCAGCCGTTGGCGATCCAGTCCGGCCAACCGGCAGACCTGCTCGACCCGACAAAGAAAAATGTCGGGATCGGTGGCGATACCGTAGTTGGGATTGCAGAAGATATTGGCGTAATCGAAAGCACGCTCGCCATACAGACGTTTGGGATCGATCGCCAACCAACCGCGCTCAGCGAAGTCCAGCACGTTATCATGATGAATATCGCCGTGCAGCACCGTCTGTTCGCGCGGGCTGGTCAGTAACTCAGCCGCCACGCTGGCACTGAGACGCAACATGCCGCCATGCGCCTGCGCCGCCGGCCACAGTGAGTTGAACCACTGGTCCAGGGGAATAAGCTCCGGCAAAGGCTCGGCACGCGGCGCATGCAGGCGGGCAACCACCTGGCACAAAATCGCCGTGGCCTGTCGATCTTCGCCATCACGTACCATCTGCGCCAGCGAGAGGCGGCCTTGCGCACGCTCCAGCAAAATGCCGTCGTCATGCCAGGCCAGCACTCGAGCAGCACCATCGCCCTGCCACCAGCACATCAATAACCCGCCGAACTTCTCTTCCTGTTCACGGGCAATTTTCAACATGGCGGCGGCCCCCTGATAGCGTACCGGCATCAGCAGGCTGCTGTGAGTTTCAAATGCCTGACCGTCGGGCTGCAACTGCCAGCGTTGCATATAGGGAATTAAGGCCTGATTCATTACCCTGAAAGGTCCTTCACAGTTATAAATAAATGTTAGTGATATTATTAAAAAACAATAAATCTCTGCGTACTTCCGATGTTCGTCTCACTATCCTAACCAAGTTTGTATATTTTTTTAATTAATCTCTCGGGGTTTTTACCATGACATCATTGAAGCGCATTAATTATCCGCAATTACCGACGCCGGGCGGGCCCTATGTCCATGCCGTGCGCCATGGCAATACGCTGTACATTTCCGGCCTGACGGCATTTGCCACCGAAGCGCAAGGGCAAACCACGCAACAACAAACGCAGGCCATTCTGGAGCAGTTGGCGACCATCACCGCCGACGGGGGAACGAATCTAAAAGCGCTGATTAAAATCACGGTCTTCTTAACCGATATCGGCGATCTGCCGGCCCTGCGGCCGGTGCTGTTTGATTATTTTGATGGAGCGCTGCCGGCCTGTTCGCTGGTTGCGGTCAGCGCACTGTTCTCACCACTGGTCAGCGTGGAGATCGAGGCCGTAGTGGCATTATGAGATTGGGGCTACAGCCCCCGATGAAAACCGACCCGGCGCACGTTTGTCTTTTCCACCTTCGGGAAACTTCTGCTAATTTACCACTAAGAAATTTATTACCGACGAGACGTTATGCAGCAAAAGCCGGTTATGCACGAAGCCAGACAATTAAAGCGCCTCAACGCCGCCACGCGACGGCAATCCCATATGTATAAATGGATTGCCTTTATCGCCGCGACGGACGCCGTGCTGGTGTATTTTTATGACCGGGATATGCGCAACATTACCTTTTCAGGCGCCGTCGCGCTGGTATGCGGCTATTTGTGGATCCGCGATCGCAACAAGGCGCGCGGTTACCGACGGGAGTACGATCGCAAATTTGGCAAACACAGCGGCCTTTAGCCCTGCATGGCCTCCAGCACTTTTGCACTGTCAACAATTTGCACAAACTTGATTATTTTCCCGGCGCGCAGCTGATAAATATGCGCAAAGGATGCGGTAAATGATTTGCCGGTCGCGCCATAGGTGCCATGGTAGAAGCCCTGGGCAATCACGTTTTCACCGGCATCATAAAAATGGTCGACATCGGCGCGGTAGCCCTGCCATTCCGTTCCCAGACGTTGATGAACATTTTTGAAGATCGCCTGCGGGCCAATGTAGGTGCCGGCATAAGGAAAGCCTGCGGCTTCGGTCCACTCCGCGTCGGGCGCTAGTGCCGCCAACAGGTTACGACCATTCTCTTCGGCACTGCCGCCTTCATAGGTAGCGCGTACAATTTCAAGATTCGTTGGCATGGGGTTTCTCCGATAACATTAGCAGGATATTCCGGTCACACCCCGCAGACACAGGCTTACACCAAGCGGGAATGACCGGAACAAGGCTATTGTAAGTTGCTTATTCCGGCACAAAAACCGTGATTATGGCAATAGTCTGTTGCAGTACAGTAAACAATCTTTTTACCGCGCCGTCATAACGGCCTCATCGACGGCTGTTATGATTTTAGGTTTCCCCCCCATAAGGAGCATAGCGTGCATTTTTCAACCCTGGCGCAAGCATTGTTGCAGCCGTTTTCACCGCATCAGGAATTGGCCCAGGCCCTGTTGCCACTGACACTCGATTCCGATGATGGCTCACATGACGTGGCTCATTTACACCGGGTGTGGAAAAATACTCGCAATATCAGTCAGCAAGAAGGCGGTGACCGTCGCATTCTCTGTGCGGCCGTGCTGTTGCATGACTGCGTGGCGGTGGAAAAAAACTCGCCACAGCGCCACCTGGCTTCACGCCTGGCGGCGGAAAAAGCCACCCTGACGTTGACGCAACTGGGTTGGGAGCCGCAGGACATCGCCAAAACCGCCCATGCTATCGAGGCTCACAGTTTCTCCGCCGCCATTACCCCGGAAACGTTGGAGGCCAAAATTCTTCAGGACGCTGACCGCTTGGACGCCATCGGCATGATTGGCGTGGCGCGCTGTTTCTATATTGGCGGGCGCATGCGCAGCGCGCTGTACGACGCTGCCGATCCGCTGGCGCAGCAACGCCAATATGACGATAAGCGTTTTTGTCTGGATCACTTCGAAACCAAACTGTTCAAGCTGCAGGAAGGCTTCCAAACCGCTACCGGCAAGAAAATGGCGCGGGAGCGCACCGACCGCATGCGGCGTTTTCTCAGCGAGTTGCAGGAAGAAATGTGACAGGTTGCTTCACCCTACCCGGCATTTCCGTTACGGCATCGGCATCTTCGGGCCTCTAATTGCTGTACACTGGCTGCCATCTTCACTGACCAGGCTATAACGATGAAAAAACTGACGCTGAAAGACATGACGGAAAGCGAACAACGTGAAGTAAAAACCGAGCTGGACAAGGCACGTAAAAACCTCGGCAGAGCATTAACCAACGCCGAAAATAACAAGATCAAGGACGAAGTGGTGGCGCGAATTACCGCCGCCCGCGCGAAAATTGAAAAAGCTACCCGCGCCGAGCGTAAAGCCAACCGTATTCAACCCACTGGCGAAACTTTCAACTGGACAGCCTCTATCAACAGCACTCGCCGTCCGCGTTAACCCCAGAAAACCCTGCCAAGGCGTAATGCTTGTCAGTTAAGGTGATATTGTTCCCTCTCCTTTGGGAGAGGGTTAGGGTGAGGGGATACATACCAACGCGAAAGCCCCTCACCCCGGCCCTCTCCCTCTGGAGAGGGGGACGCCCACTTAAACAACGTCGTACATTCTTATTCAAAACGTTGCTTAACTGACCGACAGTAGGCCAAGGCGGGGTTTTTTATTTCCTCATTTTTATTAGCCAAACTCATCCGTGCCGCTTAATCATGATTAACCCTGTTATCAAGCGGTTGTAAATTGACAGCCTCATGCAGAATATTCATTATCAGCGCATCGTCCCTCGCTTGTTTTCTTATCTGGCTTCTTATTGCTCGTACTGAAGGAACTTATTATGGCCTCATTTTCCGGTATTTGGGTGGCGCTGGTTACCCCATTTAATCATCATGCAGTCGACCTGCCGGCCACCCAACGGCTGGCTCAGCATCTTATTGCCTCCGGCGTCGATGGACTGGTGGTCTGCGGCACTACCGGTGAGGCGGCCGCGTTAAGCCAGGACGAACAATTGGCGGTGCTCGACGCAGTGCTGGCCGTCACTCCGGCTCATCAGGTGGTGATGGGCCTGTCCGGTAATAACATGGTCGACACTTTGCAAATGCAGCAGGCCATCCAGCTGCGTGATATTGCCGGCGTATTGATCCCGGCACCCTATTATATTCGCCCATCGCAATGCGGCCTGGTGGACTACTTTACCCAGCTTGCCGACGCCTCAAGCGTGCCGGTGATCCTGTATAACATTCCGCAACGCACCGGTATCACTATCGAACTGGCCACCCTGCGTCAGATCGCGCGTCATCCGCGGGTAAAAGCGATTAAGGAGTGCAGCGGTAATCCTGACACCATGATGGCGCTGATTAATGACGGTGAAATCGACGTGCTGACCGGTGAGGATAACCTGATCCTGACTACGCTGTGCCTGGGTGGCACTGGTGCAATCTCGGCTTCCGCACACATTCATCCACAGCGCTTTGTACAACTGGTGCAACAGGTCGCAGAAGGCGATTTGATTGCCGCCCGCGCCAACTTCTATGCCCTGCTGCCGATGATCCACCAGATGTTCAGCTTCCCTAACCCGGCGCCGGTAAAAGCCGCACTGGCGCAGCAAGGGCTGATCCGCAATGAACTGCGCTCACCAATGCAAGCCGTGCCGCAAGCGTTGCAGCAGCAAATTGCCGCTACCCTGGCGCAGTTGCAACCGCAAGCCGCATTGATAAGTTAAATTTGTCGATTAAGGCGCTGTAATTTTGACGTTATAGGACTAGGATCAGAGGTTAAGCATGCCTGTCACCCATCATTATCAAGGAGCTTTCGATGAAACTGTTCTATAAAGCCGGCGCCTGTTCTCTGTCCCCCCATATTGTATTGCGCGAAGCAGGCCTGGACTTCACCGCAGAAAAGGTCGATCTGGCGCTGAAAAAGACCGAAAGCGGTGCGAACTATCTGACCATCAACCCGAAAGGACAGGTCCCGGCGCTGCTGCTGGATGATGGCAGCCTGCTGACCGAAGGCGTGGCAATTGTGCAATATCTGGCGGATCGCGTGCCGGATCGCGCTCTGATCCCCGCAGCAGGTACGCTGTCGCGTTATCATGCCATTGAATGGCTGAACTATATTGCCACTGAGCTGCACAAGGGGTTCAGTCCGCTGTTTAACCCGAAAACGCCTGAAGAATACAAAACCATCGCGCGGGAAAAACTGGACACGCAGTTTGACTATCTGGATTCGGTGCTGGCGAAGCAGCATTTCCTGTTGGGCAACAAGTTCAGCGTGGCGGATGCCTATTTGTTCACCATTCTGCGCTGGGCCATCGCCCTGCAGTTTGATATCAAAAAGCGCAGCCAGCTTTCGGCCTATTTTGATCGCGTGGCCGCGCGACCTGCGGTGGACGCAACGTTGAATGCGGAAGGCTTGAAATAATACCTGCGCCCCGGCGGCGAGAATACGCCGGGGCGCTCTGCCGGCAGCGTTACAGCATGACCGCTTTAAACTCGCAGCCCGGCTGCACAATACGCTCCTGAGCCGCCACCACCTGCAGCTCATACTCACCCATCGCCTGGGTCGTCAGCATCACTTCATACACCGCCGCCGTGACGTGCTCGAGTGCTTTGTCCAACGCCTCACCCTTGAGCAAATTAACCAGCAACAGACCACTGGTCAGGTCGCCTACACCCACCGGTTGACGCTCGCCGAAGTCCACCAGCGGACGGCTGATGTGCCAG is part of the Serratia quinivorans genome and encodes:
- the dtpA_2 gene encoding Dipeptide and tripeptide permease A; this translates as MSTANNNSEHPESVSLNAFKQPKAFYLIFSIELWERFGYYGLQGIMAVYLVKMLGLSEADSITLFSSFSALVYGFVAIGGWLGDKVLGSKRVIVLGALVLAVGYAMVAYSGHEIFWVYLGMATIAVGSGLFKANPSSLLSTCYEKDDPRLDGAFTMYYMSVNIGSFLSMLATPWLAAKYGWSVAFSLSVVGMLITLVNFMVCHKWVKQHGSKPDFKPLQVKKLLMVLVGVVALVALSSWLLHNQIIARWALAIVSIGIVIVFAKETFALHGAARRKMIVAFLLMLEAVVFFVLYSQMPTSLNFFAIHNVEHNILGLAFEPEQYQALNPFWIMLASPILAALYNKMGDRLPMPHKFAFGMILCSGAFLVLPWGASFANEQGIVSVNWLILSYALQSIGELMISGLGLAMVAQLVPQRLMGFIMGSWFLTTAAAALIAGKVAGLTAVPGDVNDAHASLAIYSHVFMQIGIATAVIAILMMLTAPKLHRMTLDTAEDTEKKAQAAAITN
- a CDS encoding Prolyl endopeptidase, with the protein product MPITHRNRRQFLKLGAQTAGAVFAMTSLPSSIRLAMAAENGASSTDEFLWLEQLQGKAVQAWIKQENQRTTARFAQGEGFQRVEKQVLDILNKESQIPWVAKRGDYYYNFWQDQTNPRGLWRRTTLQEYRKAKPAWETVLDIDALGKAEGKDWVFHGSQSLAPEYRYCLLELSPDGGDATEIREFDLVNKEFVKDGFVLPVAKSQASWIDKDTLFIATDFGAGSMTQSGYARIAKRWRRGTPLSAAQTLYEAQAQDMTVFAYHDQTPGFERNYVGRSLDFYRRETYLLTAQDQQVKIDIPADAEFSTHREWILIKPSSDWEVEGTRYPSGSLLAAHFDDYLAGKRELTVLFAPTAQAALSGYSGTRDHLILSIMDNVVNRLEVLTPQGKTWQRKPLGKPGAISTISAGGVDDETNDYFLTISGFLQPTSLYLGNLDGGEAELLKQGPQDFDASGYQVSQHFTESKDGTRVPYFQISAKGIKLDGSNPTLLYGYGGFEVSLLPGYMGAKAPAWLERGGVYVVANIRGGGEYGPAWHQAALKQNRHRAYEDFAAVAEDLIARKVTSSQHLGARGGSNGGLLVGNMLTLYPQLFGCIVCEVPLLDMQRYTQLSAGASWIAEYGDPSKAEEWAYIKTFSPYHNIKAGVSYPPVLFYTATSDDRVNPSHARKMAARMQQMGYPQAYFYENTEGGHSAAADKKQAAFHGALVSEFMWDNLSAKSTA
- the puuR_4 gene encoding HTH-type transcriptional regulator PuuR, with the protein product MQELSGHLAQTLRSLRSQRGWSLAQAAENTGVSKAMLGQIERGESSPTVATLWKIATGFNVAFSAFLEISPLQQQATLHRYGDAPVFNQGNADMRVVPLFPFDRQLGFDMFVIDLAPGALSESSAHEAGVIEHVIVISGELELAVDGQWHHLTCGEAMRFQADRPHAYRNDSQQTVRIHDLIHYPKF
- the ydcO gene encoding Inner membrane protein ydcO, which produces MRPAISLRHLSLPAVMAGFVAVLVGYTSSAAIIFQAAAAAGATPLQIGGWLSMLGLGMGITSLGLSLYYRTPILTAWSTPGAALLVTSLPGTPINEAIGVFIFASGLILLCGVTGLFARLMDYIPQAISAAMLAGILLRFGLDAFASLQVNFALSAGMGLVYLVTRRYLARYAIVLTLLAGLAIAALQGNIHLSPQPLAFAMPEFITPHFSWSTLLGIGVPFFVVTMASQNAPGIATLKAAGYSVPTSPLISWTALTALLLAPFGGFSVCIAAITAAICMGPDVHPNPQRRYMAAAAAGVFYLLAGLFGGVISMLFSALPVALIHTIAGLALLGTIAGSLQRALQDEKQRDAALIAFLITASGVTLLGVGSAFWGIIGGAIAHIILSLPQRASRSGN
- a CDS encoding MEKHLA domain, which gives rise to MPSSAQIDLIQRLDAAYRHWTGDGLPGPQATVGERLTWLHQQAPYSLLAHTGGGDPVFIYANHCAQQCFGYSFDEFIALPSRLSASPADRAERQQLLDKVTEQGIAQGYRGLRVDKFGDTFTIYDCEVWQIPDGGQAALFWPQPKRRPGWYGQQEHANR
- a CDS encoding Uncharacterized conserved protein, contains double-stranded beta-helix domain; its protein translation is MNEQATLLAQRLIRNFEQVEKTHDARPPLYDSLGARLGTGTAAGKLGASIDVVAPGMRSCPYHFHYAQEEMFIVLEGTGTLRVAGEQLPIKSGDVIFIPPGPEYPHQIINTSQAPLKYLSISTREQPELVEYPDSGKFQATALREGKAVRYVQRPSASLDYWQDEP
- a CDS encoding Aminoglycoside/hydroxyurea antibiotic resistance kinase; its protein translation is MNQALIPYMQRWQLQPDGQAFETHSSLLMPVRYQGAAAMLKIAREQEEKFGGLLMCWWQGDGAARVLAWHDDGILLERAQGRLSLAQMVRDGEDRQATAILCQVVARLHAPRAEPLPELIPLDQWFNSLWPAAQAHGGMLRLSASVAAELLTSPREQTVLHGDIHHDNVLDFAERGWLAIDPKRLYGERAFDYANIFCNPNYGIATDPDIFLCRVEQVCRLAGLDRQRLLRWILAWAGLSAAWFMEDGEAADIDFRVAEQAARALGLSLPEGDSGFILPVIERG
- the yabJ_3 gene encoding Enamine/imine deaminase codes for the protein MTSLKRINYPQLPTPGGPYVHAVRHGNTLYISGLTAFATEAQGQTTQQQTQAILEQLATITADGGTNLKALIKITVFLTDIGDLPALRPVLFDYFDGALPACSLVAVSALFSPLVSVEIEAVVAL
- a CDS encoding Ketosteroid isomerase-related protein, with product MPTNLEIVRATYEGGSAEENGRNLLAALAPDAEWTEAAGFPYAGTYIGPQAIFKNVHQRLGTEWQGYRADVDHFYDAGENVIAQGFYHGTYGATGKSFTASFAHIYQLRAGKIIKFVQIVDSAKVLEAMQG
- the yedJ gene encoding putative hydrolase; this encodes MHFSTLAQALLQPFSPHQELAQALLPLTLDSDDGSHDVAHLHRVWKNTRNISQQEGGDRRILCAAVLLHDCVAVEKNSPQRHLASRLAAEKATLTLTQLGWEPQDIAKTAHAIEAHSFSAAITPETLEAKILQDADRLDAIGMIGVARCFYIGGRMRSALYDAADPLAQQRQYDDKRFCLDHFETKLFKLQEGFQTATGKKMARERTDRMRRFLSELQEEM
- a CDS encoding YjbD family (DUF3811), with the translated sequence MKKLTLKDMTESEQREVKTELDKARKNLGRALTNAENNKIKDEVVARITAARAKIEKATRAERKANRIQPTGETFNWTASINSTRRPR